Within the Methanomicrobia archaeon genome, the region TCTTTGGGCTTAAGTACTGGGCAGGCATAAAATCCGGTTCTGTGGCCATGATCGCCGATGCATGGCATACCATGTCCGATACGTTCACCTCACTCATAATCCTGCTGAGCTTCTGGATCGCGGCGCGACCGGCAGATGAGCACCATCCGTTTGGCCATGGCCGGGCAGAATCGATCGGGGCAATCATAATTGGCACACTACTTGCCGTTATCGGCTTTCTGTTCTTAAAAGAGTCGATCATGAGATTGCTGAACTATCAGGCCGCTCAATTTACCCTGCTCGCTATAATCGTGTTTGGCATCTCCGTTATAGTAAAGGAAGGCATCGCGCAATTTGCGCTGTGGGCGGGTAAAAAGATCGACTCGCACGCGCTCAGAGCTGAGGGCTGGCACCACCGCAGTGATGCCATCGCTTCGGGCTTGATCGTCATTGGCGCCTTAGCTGGTGCACGGCTGTGGTGG harbors:
- a CDS encoding cation transporter, whose product is MMLMRRYINEGQNSMHLKPQRLGYTAGLLSVGINVLLFGLKYWAGIKSGSVAMIADAWHTMSDTFTSLIILLSFWIAARPADEHHPFGHGRAESIGAIIIGTLLAVIGFLFLKESIMRLLNYQAAQFTLLAIIVFGISVIVKEGIAQFALWAGKKIDSHALRAEGWHHRSDAIASGLIVIGALAGARLWWIDGVMGMAVSALILYATYGIFKGAVSSIFGEKPDPAVEAQIRKLVQNRAPAASCVHHIHLHRYGDHVELTLHCKLPPEMNLKEAHDLATTVEKAIRKELLVEPTIHVEPLVET